The nucleotide sequence GGTCACAGTTGATGTTATTGGCTATTAGCCTCACTCGGTTTTTAAATTGCTTTGAGCAATTCTCATCCCCAATCACCCGTTTAAGTGGCGCATAAGGTTTGATTAAGTGTGCCCAAGTCGAAAGATTACCGTTATCAGCTTGGGTGTAAATCAATTGCTCTGAGTATTTAACAAATTTACCCGCCGTTGGGCTGTTGTCGTAACCAGGGTTTTTAAATCGTCCATAGGGGTCGTGGCAAATAAATAAACAAGTTGGTTCTTCGAAAAACAATAAAACAATGACATGACCCGAAGCCGTGAAACTATTCTGACTACTAAAAATAACTGGAAAGCCTTTTTTTAAATGCTCAAAAACATCAGCCCATTTATGCTCGGTTGACCAATTGTCCTCAATCTCATACTCATGTAAGAGTTTTTTAATATCTAGATGGGAAAATCTATCAAGCCCCCTTTTTTGACATTCCAGATATAAGCTATCTGGGGAAACAGTTTTACCAAAATGTCCTAAAGATATTGCCACAGAAGTCAATGCACAACTTCCGTAGGAATCAATTTCATTGTCTAGCTGATAGAAATAAGGATAGTTTTTGTAGTTAAATTCTGTTGTCTGGTTAACTACGACTGGCTTTTTACTTTCAGGCTTAATTTTGGGTTTAAGGCTATTAAAAGCCAAGCTTAGGGAGCTTCCCAGGATAAAAAAACCGGCATCCCGTCGTCGAATTTTTTTAAGCATCTTTCCTCGTTAAAAATTAAGCCCGTTATTAGCGGGCTTATGATAGTTGTCAATTATTGATTAGCAAGTTATTGTTGTTGTTCTAAGTCTTTCTTAAAAACAACACCAGAAACCCCGTTAACGGTTACAACAAACATATTTCCGTCCGCATCTTGAGTGCGGGGAATTAATTCTACTCCGTTAACTTTGATTTTTTGACATTCGCCATTACCAGCGCATTTTTTGCAGTTACAAGGCATTTTTCCTCCTAGTTTAAAAATCTAACTTTTACTTCATATTGGTAATTTTTGATGTAATCCATGCTTTGGAAAACTAGGATACATTCATCAACTTGAACCAATTCAATCAATCTTGATTCTTGGTGAAGTTGACGTTTTGTTAAAACGTCAAAATCAATGCCCCAGGTGATTTGACGAAACCAGCCCATCCTAATCCAATGAGGAAAAGCGGGTAATTTAATCCTGATTTTCGCATAATCACAAGGTTCTAGAATAGGAATAGTAAACTCCCATCCCTTGACATTATTAGGCGAACTACCTTGAGCTATAGTTTGCCAATTCCCCTCATTGATCATCAGGATTTATATCCTCGTTTTAAGGGTTTGTGAATACCTAATATGGTTGCTGATTGTCCATCAGCAGTAGTATAGTTACCGCTTTTGACAGCCTCAACAGATGGTAATTTCCAAACGGGAATTAAAAATTTTAAAGAGCGTCGTTTTGCTGTCGCTCCAGTGCCAATACGAATAGAAAGATTAACTCGATTAGCAACCGGACTTTTTAGCAAATTAGCAACAGGAATTATTGGGTATTTGGCTTTCTCTTCCTCTGTGGCCAGAGTAACTCCCGTGATTCCAGGGGATAAAGATCCGTTGTAATGGTTTTCGGGAGCTTGGAAATAATAATCCCTGTTATCTTGGGTCAATTTCCAAATAACAAATTTAGCCATTGTTACTAGGAGACGTAACGCCGTCTTAGCGGTTCGTTAGCGCCTAAAATAGTGGCAGATTCATTGCTGGCGGTTGTATAAGCACCCGATTTAATTGCTTCAGTGTCATCAACTTTACTGGCTGCGACAACAAATTTTAAGCTTCGGCGTTTTGCGGTTGCTCCTGCTCCGATTCGAATAGAAAGATTTACACGATTGGCAACGGGACTTTTTAGCAAATTAGCAACAGGAATTATTGGATATTTTACTTTTTCTTCGTCTGATGCCAAAGCAACTCCTGTTTTAGCGGCGGTTAATTCTCCGTTGTAATGATTCTCAGGGGCCAGAAAAAAGTATTCTTTAGAATCTTCGGTCAGTTTCCAGACAACAAAAGGTTTAGTCATTTTTCCTCAATATATGTACAAATTGATTTGATGTGATTTGAATTGATTAGCCTAAAACCACGCGGCGGGGAATTCGGGCACTGATAACCTTACGCGAATTATGGCTCTTGCCTTTTGCTGCTACTAAGCCAGTAGGAACTTTGGCGACGGGCACGGTTAATTTAGAAACTTTAGATCTGCCGGTTGTCCCCTTGTGGCTAATGGCTATCGTCATCAATAATCCACGCGCTTTCCCTTCGGCGACTGTAATAGTATCGTCACTATCTCCCGGTGTGTAATTTTCGGTTAATTTACTAATCCCAAAAGCAGAACCAACGGTATAACCCGCACGGTCATAAACGTCTCTGAGATCAATTAAGTATTTTTGACTTCCTACAGTAAATGTATGCCCTACTATCGGGTCAGTATTAGCCATAGTCTTAGGTTTGTTTCGTGAATTTGTTCAATAATTCCAGTTTACTGATGAGGTCACACCCCGCAACGCCACCCAAACCCTTAAGGGTTTGGCCTTACCGACGACAAGCGGCTATAAAATTAGTCCCGAACCAGGACATTATTAAAACGATGTGTTCGATCGTGAATGATAAGCCGGTTGGTTAAACCATTAACCAAAGCCGAAGTATATTCATAGCGAACGTATCCTACAGGTCTTTTTCTGGCTTCCTTAACCCTTTCCCCGAAAATTATCTCTGTGTCGGGAACGGTTGGATAATTCTGCATCGGTTCTTCATCTTCATGTGTTTTGAAATGTTTCCACGACGGAGTATCATTGTTACAGTGCAAAACATCTCCTATTAAATCCTTTGCATCTGATTTAGCAAACGAGTACAACTGAAAATCATAGCCATTTTCTTCATCCTTATAAGTATATAAATCTTTTCCTTTATGAAATTTATAGCCGTGATTAGCTCCAAATTTATTATCAATCTTTTCCCCTATAGTTATTAATTTTCCTTTAGTAATAGTTTTTGAAGTTTCATTGACAAGCCTAAAGCTAACCCGCATCCTTAACGGTCTGAAGCCTTTTTCTACATCTTTAGCATCCTCTTTAAAGTGTAGGGTTATTTGAGGTTTGAATTTGATATTAGCTTGAACCTCTTCAACCGGGTAGCCGTAAATAGGTTCAATATAGTCGGAAATGAAGCCCAAATCAAGCCAAAAAAGCAATTGTTTGCTTAAGCAAATTAAAGCATTGTCTGAGTCTTTTATGGTACACGCTACACGCAGACCCCCTCTAGCAGTAGTTATATCGGGAACCCAATCTTCTCCACCTAAATCTGAGTAGGCGCGTCTTACTCTACGGTTATGAATTTGCATTAGAGTAGATTGATGGTGTTCCCAGTCGTCAAAGTTAGGAGGTAAATTCATACTAATTAGGGGAGGGTTGAACTATATCATCATCTGTAGTTGTGGGTTGTTTAGAATCAGTCTTAGCTTTATTCTCGTCGGCTTTTCGCTTGTCTTGTAAATCTTTAATATCTTTTTGTACATCCTTGACTTCAGTTGTTATTTGCTTGGCACTTTCAACAACATTTAAGGCTGAAGAAGTGATTTGCTCTACCGATTCAGCCATTACCTGACCCGTTTGCAGAAATCGCATTATTCCGCCCAAACGCCCAATTTTAAAGACAAACTTTTCGCTAAACCAATCTAAGCTTGATTCGATAAACAAGCCAGATTTTTTACAGGCGTTTCCAATTTTACCGCCCATCTGAGCGATAGTTTCTAATCCTTCGGATATTCCATAAAGCATATTAGTAGCGGCATCTAATATATTGATTCCCGCTTGATAAATTCTATTTGCTAAAGCAAATTGTAAAGATAATTCGGCGTAATTTTCAGCCCCAATTACCGATTTAGCCAGCGATTCAAAAGCGTGTCCAATCGCTCCTGTAATCGTTGTAGCCGCTCCTTCTGGCGGCTTAATTCCTATCAATTGCCCTATGTTATCAATTGCACTGCCTAGGGTGAGGGCAATGTTATTTGATAACATTAAAGCATTATGGATGGTACAAGCTAAATTAGCGGCGGCTAACGCTCTATCAACTAATCGGTGTTCCCACAATTTTTCAAATTTTCCAGTAACAAAATTAGAAAAAGTTTGAAGATACGCCCAAACAGTATTAAGTAAATTTAAAATACCTATTGTATTATTTAATATCGCGGCATTCTGTAAGGCTAATCCGCCTATTCCGGCTGTGTTGTATACGCTCGTATCAATCCCGTTTTTCATCTGCTTTAATGGAGCGCCTAAGCAGCCTTCCGGCTTGGAGGCATTACAAACTCCTGTTTCAGCCGCTTCGGCTAATTTGGGTAAAGAGGTCTGGTTTTTAATAAGGTTGGTAGAGATGGCAATGCCTCCTATGACCGGCACTAATCCATCAATAGTTGTTCCTAATTTTTTAACTTCGTCAGTTACTTTCACATCTACTTCATTAACTTGTGTTTGTATATTAGTAACGCTAGATTCTAATGTGGCTACCTTGTTATTAGTTTGAGTTTGGGTATTACTCAAATTAGTAATAGTAGCGTCTAATATGGCTACTTTGTTATTAGTTTGAGTCAGGGTATTACTCAAATTAGTAACAGTAGTGTCTAGTGTGGCTACTTTGTTATTAGTTTGAGTTTGGGTATTACTCAAATTGGTAATAGTAGTTTCTAAACTTCCTATCTTGTTATTGGTTTGAGTTTGGGTATTACTCAAATTAGTAACAGTAGTCTCTAAACTTCCTATCTTGTTATTGGTTTGAGTTTGGGTATTACTCAAATTAGTAACAGTAGTTTCTAGGCTTCCTATCTTGTTATTAGTTTGAGAGGAAGCAATTGTTTGGTTGGACGAATAATCACTCAATTTTTGATTGAAAGTTTGGGCGTTATAAGCATAATCGCCCAGTTTTCGGTCATAATCACTCAATTTTTGATTGAAGGTTTGGGCGTTATAAGCATAGTCGCCCAGTTTTCGGTCATAATCACTCAATTTTTGATTGAAGGTTTGGGCGTTATAAGCATAGTCGCCCAGTTTTCGGTCATAATCACTCAATTTTTGATTGAAGGTTTGGGCGTTATAAGCATAGTCGCCCAGTTTTTGGTCATAATCACTCAATTTTTGATTAAAGACGGACAGGTCATTTTTAATCGAATCAATACCCGCTCCGCCGCCACCAGAAATGACCCTAGTCACGTTATTTTGTACAGAATTAATTACAGAACCCTGTTGACCGAGCAGAGTTCGATAATTACTGACCTGATTTTCTAAATTACCAATTGTTTGAGCCGTTCTTAGCCGCTCAATATCGGCTCGATGGGAATTTTGGATGGCTCTTTCAATATTTATCAGGTTTTGAGCTTGTAATGCTTCGACAGAAGATTTTAGTTTTTGCAGCCCACTAACATCTAAGCCACTAAGATTTTTTAACCCTTGAAGGGCTTTAGAGGCATCCGCTTGAGCTTGAAGGGCGCGAGCATAAGCCTGATTAGCCGATCTCGCTACCTCTTGAGCATACAGGTAAGCCCCATTCGCTCTAGCGACTCCTTGCACGCCCCAAACCTCAGCATTTTTATATGCCTCTATCGCTTGAGCATAAGCGAGGTTGGCTTGTTTCATCGCCTGATTAGCCTGATATAAAGCTTTATTAGCTTGTTTGATGCTGAGGTTGGCTTTCTCAATAGCTTCATTCGCCTTCTCGGTAGCACGATTAGCAACTTTTAAGCATTCTTGAGCCAGCAGTTCCGCCGCTATAGCTCTCTTTTCGGCATTTTTAGCCTTATCAAGAGCTTCTAAAGCTTTTGATAAGGCTTGTCCGGCTTTATCCAAGGCTTGTCCAGCTAAATCAAATGCCGCTCGTGCTATTCCCAGAGCCTGAAGTGCCACTCCCCGTACGTCAGCAATTTGGCCAGTGGCTTGAGCTATCGCTGCCCATAGCGCCCCGATTGCTGAAAAAATCCCACTGAAATCTACCCCTTCCATCGGTTGGGTGTAGTTGTTGACAATGTTAATAATCTCTTGATTACTGGGCTTACTCGCAAGCCCACCCCTTAATTCAGCGCGTAGGGCAGCTACTTCGGCTTTAGTAGCTAAAGATTCACATGAACTCATTTATACAATACCTTCACAGTAAGACTTGACTGAGTAGCCCAAATCGTTGTAGCAACAGAGGCAGCCCCCGCATAACAACTCACAGGTTCCAGGGGGGCATAGCGGCTCTTGACTGGCTTTAATCTTGGGAGCGGCGCAACTCCCAGAAACAGCAGCGACTTGAGAGCAACTAGAGGAAATTTGATTATTTTGAACAGCCCCAACGCATTTTTTTAAAATGACGGTTTTTCCGTCAACAATTTCTGAGGTTAAAAAAGCACTGGGGTTGAGGTTAACCTCTGAGTAAACAGATGTATACTCCCCCGTGAATTGACAGCTTTCGGAAATTTTCTCCACAAGGGGATTAGTTGTATTTGTCTGGTCATATATCAGCGTTTTAGAATTATAAATTTTAAGATTATATTCAATCTGAGGCGGGAAAACCTTGCCATTAAGATCAATAATTTTAAAAGCCGCCAGAGCCGATAGAGGGATATCGGTCGCTGCATAAATTAAAGAATTAGAGCCATCTTTGTGATGGAAGTAAAGAATCCTCACAGAATAATTTTGGTAATTTGGAAACGCTGAAAAGCGCGAATCATCACAACATCTATGATTCGAATAATATTCAGGCCCAAACCCTATTCCAAAGGGGGCGCGCAGTCTGCCCATATATTTATCTACGAAGGCGAAATAAACCAAATTCGGGCAGTCAGCCCCATTAGGGGCGTAACTGAGATAAACATCATAATATTCTCCGTCTTTGCCCTGATCTTTCGGCCTTAGAAATATCGTGTAATCAGTCGCCGGGGCTTTTTCTTGCCAGCCCGTCCCGTCATTCCAATTAAATCTAATTTTTGGCGGGATCGGGACATCGGCTTTCACCTCCCAGATGCCCGCGCCGCTACAAAGTGTCTGGGTCATTGCGCTAACTCCCTACTATGTCGTCCGGATCGAAATCGTCACTCGGGGCGGCGAGGTAAATGTTAAAGGTAACGGGAACACTGATTTGAGTTTCAGTTCCCCGCATTACAAAAGTCCTGCTATTTTCAAAAGAAGTCGCGCTTACACCGGCAGTAGGATCGTTGATTATATCTCCTCCTAAAGTAGATTTATTTCGCTTTAGGAGCGATGCGAAAATTGATGAAGGCTTGGTTCCGTTTAATCCTGCGCTAGTCAAATCTGATAGCTTAATGGTCAACTCTCCATTAGCTATCGTCGCGTTTGTCCCAAAAATTTGTTGAAGTGTTAGTGGCATAGTTTTAATAAGATAAAAATTATCTCACACAAAAAGTTGTTCAAAATGTGTGAGATAGCTTAGAGGTAATGTACCCTTTATAAATCAAAAGCTTTTATAAAGGCAATGTAAAAATTACTTGTCATCAATGTCATCAATGACAAGTGTTTTCCTCAGTATTAAGAAATTATTTAAAATACTAAAATAGAGAAACGGGTTTAGAGGTTAATACTATGAGACGTTTTCGCCCTTGGATTAAGATTGATAGTGATATCCACAAAACTATCAAAGCAGAAGCGGCTATTAAAGAACAAGACTTAGAAACACTCCTCAGCGAGCTTATCACTTTAGGCTATAAGGCTAAATTCAATGGAATATAAGTTAATTTGGTTTGGTGGTTTTTTCGCCGGCTTGGCGGCTGGATTGTTCTTGTATCCTTTGATGTAGCTTCTTTACAGATTCGAGAAGCTCCTGTTTAGTATTTTCATTGAGTTTCCTGATCTTGACTGCGATATAGTTTCTGAAAGAAAGGGTAGACGATCTTAAAGGTTCCTCTGAGCGACTCTCTGAGACATCCTCTGAGAAGACGGTGATAGGTTCCTCTGAGGGACTCTCTGAGACATCCTCTGAGAAGACGGTGATAGGTTCCTCTGAGACATCCTCTGAGAAGTTAAACCAGTAAATATCCCCGTCCTTGACGGTTTCTGCACGAATGATAAACAAATCCTGCTTTGAGCGGGTTAAAGCAACATAGAGCAGGTTATGTTCTTGTGTTTCCTGCCAATCTAGTTGGTTTTCCCAAGTCATGGGCATATCTCCAGGGTTAAGGATGAAAACCCTGTTCGCTTCAAGCCCTTTTGCCCGGTGACAAGTGGATAAAATAATTGAACTGTTCTCATCTGAGAATAGCTCGTCGATAGAAATTATTAAATCATTAATACTGTTAGCTTCAGGGCGCGAGGTATAAATCGTGTGAAGTGCAGATAGCCGGTCTCTGGTATCTTCTATCAATTTTTCTGAATTGTCCATTCCCTTCAACCTGCCAATTTTTGCGTCTGTATACATATTAAAAAAATCATTAAATTCTTGATAATCAAAGCCAGGAATTCTAGCAATTTCCTCAAGCTCATTTTTAATGATTTTTCCAATATCCCGACCCTTGATTTTAGCCGACATACCTTGAGCTAGAAGCTGGATACATAAAACAACTAGCGGGTTGGTTTTGCGGCTTAAAATTAAATCATCTGGCTCTAAGTATTGCGCTAAGTCATTTTCTCTAGCTTCTAAAATTGTTCCTGTTTTCGCATTTGGATGAGCTTCTATAGGAATTTCAGGAAATATTTTGTTGACTAAAGCTACATGGGTTTTAGGACAACGATAACACAGGCTCAAGGGTAGTTCAATGGCTTTAGTTTCTTCGACAATTTTATAATAACTGTCGCAGTCAGCACCCGCAAAGCCCATGATAGCTTGTCTTGGGTCTCCAACAAAAAGCATCCGTCCAGTGCTACCAGCTAACATTAACGCTAACTTTAGTTGAGCGGCGTTTAAATCCTGGCACTCATCCACCAGGACAAATTTATAAGGCTTAAACCAAGGGCTATCCTCAACATTCCATTTTACCGGTAACCAAATCTGATCAGTAAAATCAAATATCGAATTATTGATGGCTTGTTCTTCTCCTTGTCTCAGACATTTTTGAACAGCAGAAGCAACTACATCAAATTTAAAAATATCAGTGATTTCAAAATGAGCGCATAAGTCTTCAACGATTTCTGGAGTGGGTTTTTGATTGGTCATTCTTACTTTATGAACAATATCTATAAAGTCGGAATCGTGAGCGATCGCTCGCGTTCTTCGTAAAGTTCCCTGTCTCATTTGTTTTTTAATTCTGTAAGCTACAAGGTTCAGCCCTTGGGCTATTTTTCTGTATTTATCAATGTTAATCTTAGCGTCCCTGGGATTTCGGATATCTAGCTCTTTTTTGATTAAGCTGTAGCCCGCGCTGTGAAGGGTACAAATAGAATTTTTCCAAGCGGGCCCAAATTTGGCGATCAGGTCTTGAGAGTTGGCCTTGCCGAATACGATGATTTTAATATTGGCGGGGCTGACTCCCGCGTCCTTGAGGGCTTGGGCAGCTAATCGCAATGTGGTCGATTTTCCGCTTCCAGCTACGGCGTTACAGCAGGCGTTTCCCTTCCCGTTTAGTAGCCAATCGATGATCTGTTTTTGATATTTGCTTAATTCCATATTCCTACTCCTTGACTAAGTTGCGTTCTGCCCAGGCTTTAGCGATTTTGATGGTGTCTTGTCCGTCAAATAGATGGGGGTAGCCCATGTGCTTTAGAATGCGGTCTAAAAAGCTGCTGGCTATCGTCTCGTCAATGGCGAGCTTTCTTTGTGCCGCTTCCACGCTTTTGGCTGTTGGCGGACGCTTAAAGATTTGAATTTTATTAGGATCGCTTACAAATTTTTTCCCAGTCCAAAAAGTCGAGATTTTGCCATCTTTATAGGCAACAATGCCGTACAGGTAGCTTAATGCTGGTGAGAGCTTCTCTGAGAGGTTCTCTGAGGTGTTGTCCTGGTCGTCTTTACCAAGGTCTTTATTCTTGTCTTTACGCTCACCTGGTTCTAAGGGAATGTTGCCGCCGTAAGGCTCGGGTACGGTAATAACATGAAAAATTTCTTTTATCTGATTCACCTGCTCGCTCTCAATTGGCAGCCCACAAGCCTTAAGCCTTTCTCCATTAACTGTTTTAGTAAAAATTAAATACTCAGGATTATGCCGGTTAAGTAACTGGGCGTGTTCGTCGTACGCAACCAAAAAGCGTTTACTCGCAAGAGTTTCGGTGTAAAAGATAATGATGCCCCTGAGGTCATACGAACTAACGTCTTTACCAGCGTCTTTACGTTCATCTGAACTAGCGTCTTTACTGGTGTCTTTACCAGTGTCTTTACGTTCATCTGAACTAACGTCTTTACTGGTGTCTTTATCATCGTCTTTACGTTCATCTGAACTAACGTCTTTACTGGTGTC is from Gloeothece verrucosa PCC 7822 and encodes:
- a CDS encoding C39 family peptidase → MLKKIRRRDAGFFILGSSLSLAFNSLKPKIKPESKKPVVVNQTTEFNYKNYPYFYQLDNEIDSYGSCALTSVAISLGHFGKTVSPDSLYLECQKRGLDRFSHLDIKKLLHEYEIEDNWSTEHKWADVFEHLKKGFPVIFSSQNSFTASGHVIVLLFFEEPTCLFICHDPYGRFKNPGYDNSPTAGKFVKYSEQLIYTQADNGNLSTWAHLIKPYAPLKRVIGDENCSKQFKNRVRLIANNINCDPSDLMAIMSFESGGSFSSAVKNQAGSGAVGLIQFMPQTAASLGTSTEALAKMTAIGQLDWVEKYFLAQLGADTSRKSLSDLYMAVLWPAAIGKTLNYGLFTRPGIAYNQNSGLDVNRDGIISIGEAIAKVQARFVNY
- a CDS encoding UvrD-helicase domain-containing protein, which translates into the protein MELSKYQKQIIDWLLNGKGNACCNAVAGSGKSTTLRLAAQALKDAGVSPANIKIIVFGKANSQDLIAKFGPAWKNSICTLHSAGYSLIKKELDIRNPRDAKINIDKYRKIAQGLNLVAYRIKKQMRQGTLRRTRAIAHDSDFIDIVHKVRMTNQKPTPEIVEDLCAHFEITDIFKFDVVASAVQKCLRQGEEQAINNSIFDFTDQIWLPVKWNVEDSPWFKPYKFVLVDECQDLNAAQLKLALMLAGSTGRMLFVGDPRQAIMGFAGADCDSYYKIVEETKAIELPLSLCYRCPKTHVALVNKIFPEIPIEAHPNAKTGTILEARENDLAQYLEPDDLILSRKTNPLVVLCIQLLAQGMSAKIKGRDIGKIIKNELEEIARIPGFDYQEFNDFFNMYTDAKIGRLKGMDNSEKLIEDTRDRLSALHTIYTSRPEANSINDLIISIDELFSDENSSIILSTCHRAKGLEANRVFILNPGDMPMTWENQLDWQETQEHNLLYVALTRSKQDLFIIRAETVKDGDIYWFNFSEDVSEEPITVFSEDVSESPSEEPITVFSEDVSESRSEEPLRSSTLSFRNYIAVKIRKLNENTKQELLESVKKLHQRIQEQSSRQAGEKTTKPN